In Oncorhynchus mykiss isolate Arlee chromosome 1, USDA_OmykA_1.1, whole genome shotgun sequence, the following proteins share a genomic window:
- the LOC118966084 gene encoding uncharacterized protein LOC118966084 isoform X1 yields the protein MFNLVHKLLKDALCNILKHFFCFWNTADKTTACRLVSEDCPVFIGQADADHHPRTLTSLSDVQKKTTNSEMLQVLLGVSEDTLVTCVQDSLQGSLSKLACMFNSPSGSAGSMMLTPAVMSELAKDVKSALSVVVKSASASQTSLVTPVRGDSQTKVTESMVRDLAAKLEKVDQESKSLTGQVMTMISDTMVAFVDENEQNLLEDLKDKITFLASHVGFIEDLDALIRKYESSYNISESGSSCTLTSKSIQKLSSREFQTSAIQAVSGVLDKKVSSLSFPSSVIQSELTGAVSGQTLSGIVKTESIHPVGSAASVVVKTFVSDMKSLAESEESPQQKSAWSAAVHIYHSIQNNLKDYFSKLQRCALKSIVTSDDNITNAEFKETVPLPCLNMKYRPSKSEPQLPESTGEVTLQRGLSECSKLLWAKTESEESKLLLTTCTKEVISELLVLYKTAMSKEDALYTVGEKGSGFSIEREKFVEGVLAQLGDIAHSRASSPIVCEFPCQIEDSRSKATASLTSLLDCIRKLSSEEFKRNATQAVSEFLVKKSTSSLTSAQPAYSRSCSIQNQYTWSKDICADSAAFGIIETFVEDLQSLAQPAEVEEREPDLQENAQKRKSRIWSATTSLYKNIKKTLKGFTIHRRRSDVQRRMSSHTPTEDSGHLVTKEYLGLASQNLTQASKSVPHLPSLNQEVTLHMGVSESSKLLWTETDEGLMNNSTKQVISTILTSCEDQTSNAPCFSTVGKKISDMSLEVNILVGDVLSQLKDISLSRSPTPCEDMFERLQGSPERTSPVSLDCSTAASKGIASSHSLSTKSLQKLSSHEFQTKAEKGVSEVLSRSFNIVEEGTTDKYLQSVSTSTTSTDIIQTMVKDQQELTQTTQSSDMVSGTSLLTTGQVSEKRIWSVARNIYNSLQSKITEFLRKDLQRSDTTLGSIQIFTYQSSPASQRASLGHLEVNQSSVRPGGNDACVDIPHKLLPKTTELSGAMLEDIDTIRCRSADSQNTRNTYSSRSSISLTPTSKLRQSKWHFALPGTPIPTEFPAQIDFPIVRNTIIDDFFHTEDLLPVTFVDKVRQAAGVVVDIMVESVENTQEDGQGASHLDDLRSAVRKLRKIISTWTIHIFSHELVDKVIALQDSHSTPQVLTLAAARSASDSILSRLKWGKEQCAISKELSSQLLQIFAEETVKCFLRQWSDEYENINFDVSVQNDPKTSTCMVILQMITKATAKCYFESATSVATSDIVEGVFDLERDTISSTGEQVLTFNTKGSKKVRKDHCPQESLEYQPQNISPTVYFTETMTTSHGSFSPEGIYDIASSFPLEEKSRKPSLFTRLSRSITKGFLSPFKSSRKTKLFK from the exons ATGTTTAACCTTGTTCATAAGCTTTTGAAAGACGCACtatgcaacattttaaaacacttctTCTGTTTCTGGAATACAGCTGACAAAACAACAGCTTGCCGGCTTGTGTCTGAGGATTGTCCAGTTTTTATCGGACAAGCTGATGCAGATCATCATCCCAG gactctaacctctctgtctgatgTGCAGAAGAAAACAACCAACTCTGAGATGCTACAAGTCCTCTTAGGTGTCTCAGAGGACACCCTCGTCACCTGTGTGCAGGACAGCCTGCAAGGTTCTCTCTCCAAACTTGCATGCATGTTCAATTCTCCATCTGGAAGTGCAGGCTCTATGATGCTAACCCCTGCTGTAATGTCAGAGTTGGCTAAAGATGTCAAGTCGGCCTTATCAGTGGTCGTTAAGAGTGCCTCCGCAAGTCAAACCTCTCTAGTGACACCGGTAAGGGGAGACTCACAGACCAAGGTGACTGAAAGCATGGTGAGAGACCTGGCTGCTAAACTTGAAAAAGTTGACCAAGAGAGCAAGAGTCTAACAGGGCAAGTCATGACCATGATCTCTGACACAATGGTGGCTTTTGTTGACGAGAACGAACAGAATTTGCTGGAAGATCTGAAGGACAAGATCACGTTTTTGGCATCGCATGTTGGCTTCATTGAGGATCTTGATGCCCTGATAAGGAAATACGAGAGCAGCTACAATATTAGTGAATCTGGTTCCTCCTGCACGCTCACATCTAAGAGCATCCAAAAACTCTCTAGCCGGGAGTTTCAAACATCAGCAATACAAGCAGTGAGTGGAGTTCTTGACAAAAAAGTCAGTAGTTTGAGCTTTCCTAGTTCAGTCATTCAGTCTGAGTTAACAGGTGCTGTATCAGGTCAAACATTGTCTGGCATTGTAAAGACAGAGTCAATTCACCCAGTGGGCTCAGCAGCGTCAGTAGTTGTTAAGACTTTCGTGTCAGATATGAAGTCCTTGGCTGAATCTGAAGAGAGTCCCCAACAGAAGAGTGCCTGGTCTGCTGCTGTTCACATTTACCACAGCATCCAAAACAACTTGAAAGATTATTTCAGCAAGCTTCAGCGATGTGCCTTAAAgagcattgtcacatctgatgACAACATCACAAATGCTGAGTTTAAGGAGACAGTTCCACTTCCTTGCTTAAACATGAAATATAGGCCCAGTAAGAGTGAGCCTCAGTTGCCAGAGTCCACTGGTGAAGTTACTTTACAAAGAGGCCTAAGTGAGTGCTCAAAACTTCTTTGGGCAAAAACTGAGTCAGAAGAAAGCAAGCTCCTTCTGACAACTTGCACCAAAGAAGTCATCTCAGAGCTTCTGGTCTTGTACAAGACTGCAATGTCAAAGGAGGACGCCCTGTACACTGTTGGAGAAAAAGGATCAGGCTTctctattgagagagagaaatttgTAGAGGGTGTTCTGGCTCAGCTTGGGGATATTGCCCATTCCAGGGCCTCATCACCAATAGTATGTGAGTTCCCCTGTCAAATTGAGGACAGCAGAAGTAAGGCCACAGCTTCTTTGACCAGTCTGTTAGATTGTATTAGAAAACTCTCAAGTGAGGAATTTAAGAGAAATGCCACTCAAGCAGTGAGTGAGTTCCTAGTTAAAAAGTCCACCAGTAGCTTAACTAGTGCACAGCCTGCTTATTCCAGGTCTTGTTCCATTCAAAACCAGTACACATGGTCAAAGGATATTTGTGCGGATTCTGCTGCCTTTGGCATCATTGAAACATTTGTGGAAGACCTGCAGAGCTTGGCGCAACCTGcagaagtagaggagagagaacctgaccTCCAGGAAAATGCACAAAAGCGAAAGAGCAGGATCTGGTCTGCTACTACTAGTTTATATAAAAATATTAAGAAGACATTAAAGGGCTTCACCATTCACCGGCGGAGGTCAGACGTGCAGAGAAGAATGTCTAGCCATACACCCACAGAGGACTCTGGACATCTTGTGACTAAGGAGTACCTTGGTTTGGCAAGCCAGAACTTGACGCAAGCTAGTAAGAGTGTGCCTCACTTGCCCAGTTTGAACCAGGAAGTGACTCTACACATGGGTGTCAGCGAGAGTTCAAAACTTCTCTGGACTGAAACAGACGAGGGTCTAATGAACAATAGTACCAAACAGGTCATTTCAACAATCTTGACCTCATGCGAGGATCAGACATCAAATGCACCTTGCTTCTCCACAGTAGGAAAGAAAATATCTGATATGTCCCTTGAGGTCAACATATTGGTAGGTGATGTTCTGTCTCAGCTGAAGGACATCTCCTTGTCAAGGTCCCCAACACCATGTGAAGACATGTTTGAACGTCTCCAAGGTTCTCCTGAGCGAACCTCTCCAGTAAGTCTAGATTGCAGCACGGCTGCCTCCAAAGGCATTGCATCTTCCCACAGTCTTTCAACAAAGAGCCTCCAAAAACTTTCTAGTCATGAGTTCCAAACCAAAGCtgagaaaggagtgagtgaggTCCTCTCTAGATCATTTAACATTGTGGAGGAAGGTACAACAGATAAGTACCTCCAGTCTGTATCTACATCCACCacatctactgatattatacaaaccATGGTGAAAGACCAGCAGGAGCTCACCCAGACCACCCAATCATCTGACATGGTATCTGGAACCTCCCTGCTCACCACTGGACAGGTTTCTGAGAAAAGAATCTGGTCTGTTGCTCGTAACATCTACAACAGTCTGCAAAGTAAGATTACGGAGTTTCTCAGAAAAGATCTTCAAAGATCAGACACAACACTTGGTTCAATCCAAATCTTTACATATCAAAGCAGTCCTGCTTCACAAAGAGCAAGTCTCGGCCATCTTGAGGTCAACCAGAGCAGTGTTAGACCTGGTGGAAACGATGCCTGTGTGGACATTCCGCACAAATTACTACCTAAAACCACTGAGCTCTCAGGAGCCATGCTGGAGGATATTGACACGATCCGTTGTAGGAGTGCTGACAGCCAAAATACAAGAAATACCTATTCTTCACGCTCTTCCATCTCTCTAACACCTACTTCAAAATTAAGGCAGTCGAAATGGCACTTTGCCTTACCCGGGACTCCCATCCCCACTGAGTTTCCTGCTCAGattgactttcccattgttagaaacacaatcattgacGACTTCTTTCACACAGAGGACTTACTTCCTGTAACCTTTGTGGACAAAGTCAGGCAAGCTGCTGGGGTGGTAGTGGACATTATGGTGGAAAGTGTTGAGAACACACAGGAAGATGGACAGGGTGCTTCACATCTTGACGACCTCCGATCTGCTGttaggaaattgagaaaaatcaTTTCCACTTGGACCATCCACATTTTCAGCCATGAATTGGTGGATAAAGTGATAGCCCTTCAGGACAGCCACAGCACTCCACAGGTCTTAACATTGGCAGCAGCCAGAAGTGCTTCAGACTCCATTCTTTCAAGGCTGAAATGGGGAAAGGAACAATGTGCCATATCCAAGGAGCTCTCCTCTCAGCTTCTCCAGATATTTGCTGAAGAGACAGTGAAGTGCTTCCTgagacagtggtcagatgagtatGAAAACATAAACTTTGATGTTTCAGTCCAGAACGATCCAAAGACTTCTACTTGCATGGTCATTCTTCAAATGATCACCAAAGCCACTGCTAAATGTTATTTTGAGTCCGCTACCAGCGTGGCCACCAGTGACATTGTAGAAGGCGTGTTTGATTTGGAAAGGGATACCATCAGCAGTACTGGAGAGCAGGTCCTCACCTTCAATACAAAG GGTTCCAAGAAAGTTAGAAAGGACCACTGTCCTCAAGAGTCTCTGgagtaccagcctcagaacatttccCCTACTGTGTACTTTACAG AGACGATGACAACATCTCATGGCTCCTTTTCTCCAGAGGGAATTTATGATATCGCATCGTCCTTCCCACTTGAAGAGAAGAGTCGCAAACCCTCCCTTTTCACCAGATTGTCTAGATCCATCACGAAAGGCTTTCTCAGCCCATTCAAATCTTCAAGGAAAACcaaattatttaaataa
- the LOC118966084 gene encoding uncharacterized protein LOC118966084 isoform X2: MLQVLLGVSEDTLVTCVQDSLQGSLSKLACMFNSPSGSAGSMMLTPAVMSELAKDVKSALSVVVKSASASQTSLVTPVRGDSQTKVTESMVRDLAAKLEKVDQESKSLTGQVMTMISDTMVAFVDENEQNLLEDLKDKITFLASHVGFIEDLDALIRKYESSYNISESGSSCTLTSKSIQKLSSREFQTSAIQAVSGVLDKKVSSLSFPSSVIQSELTGAVSGQTLSGIVKTESIHPVGSAASVVVKTFVSDMKSLAESEESPQQKSAWSAAVHIYHSIQNNLKDYFSKLQRCALKSIVTSDDNITNAEFKETVPLPCLNMKYRPSKSEPQLPESTGEVTLQRGLSECSKLLWAKTESEESKLLLTTCTKEVISELLVLYKTAMSKEDALYTVGEKGSGFSIEREKFVEGVLAQLGDIAHSRASSPIVCEFPCQIEDSRSKATASLTSLLDCIRKLSSEEFKRNATQAVSEFLVKKSTSSLTSAQPAYSRSCSIQNQYTWSKDICADSAAFGIIETFVEDLQSLAQPAEVEEREPDLQENAQKRKSRIWSATTSLYKNIKKTLKGFTIHRRRSDVQRRMSSHTPTEDSGHLVTKEYLGLASQNLTQASKSVPHLPSLNQEVTLHMGVSESSKLLWTETDEGLMNNSTKQVISTILTSCEDQTSNAPCFSTVGKKISDMSLEVNILVGDVLSQLKDISLSRSPTPCEDMFERLQGSPERTSPVSLDCSTAASKGIASSHSLSTKSLQKLSSHEFQTKAEKGVSEVLSRSFNIVEEGTTDKYLQSVSTSTTSTDIIQTMVKDQQELTQTTQSSDMVSGTSLLTTGQVSEKRIWSVARNIYNSLQSKITEFLRKDLQRSDTTLGSIQIFTYQSSPASQRASLGHLEVNQSSVRPGGNDACVDIPHKLLPKTTELSGAMLEDIDTIRCRSADSQNTRNTYSSRSSISLTPTSKLRQSKWHFALPGTPIPTEFPAQIDFPIVRNTIIDDFFHTEDLLPVTFVDKVRQAAGVVVDIMVESVENTQEDGQGASHLDDLRSAVRKLRKIISTWTIHIFSHELVDKVIALQDSHSTPQVLTLAAARSASDSILSRLKWGKEQCAISKELSSQLLQIFAEETVKCFLRQWSDEYENINFDVSVQNDPKTSTCMVILQMITKATAKCYFESATSVATSDIVEGVFDLERDTISSTGEQVLTFNTKGSKKVRKDHCPQESLEYQPQNISPTVYFTETMTTSHGSFSPEGIYDIASSFPLEEKSRKPSLFTRLSRSITKGFLSPFKSSRKTKLFK; this comes from the exons ATGCTACAAGTCCTCTTAGGTGTCTCAGAGGACACCCTCGTCACCTGTGTGCAGGACAGCCTGCAAGGTTCTCTCTCCAAACTTGCATGCATGTTCAATTCTCCATCTGGAAGTGCAGGCTCTATGATGCTAACCCCTGCTGTAATGTCAGAGTTGGCTAAAGATGTCAAGTCGGCCTTATCAGTGGTCGTTAAGAGTGCCTCCGCAAGTCAAACCTCTCTAGTGACACCGGTAAGGGGAGACTCACAGACCAAGGTGACTGAAAGCATGGTGAGAGACCTGGCTGCTAAACTTGAAAAAGTTGACCAAGAGAGCAAGAGTCTAACAGGGCAAGTCATGACCATGATCTCTGACACAATGGTGGCTTTTGTTGACGAGAACGAACAGAATTTGCTGGAAGATCTGAAGGACAAGATCACGTTTTTGGCATCGCATGTTGGCTTCATTGAGGATCTTGATGCCCTGATAAGGAAATACGAGAGCAGCTACAATATTAGTGAATCTGGTTCCTCCTGCACGCTCACATCTAAGAGCATCCAAAAACTCTCTAGCCGGGAGTTTCAAACATCAGCAATACAAGCAGTGAGTGGAGTTCTTGACAAAAAAGTCAGTAGTTTGAGCTTTCCTAGTTCAGTCATTCAGTCTGAGTTAACAGGTGCTGTATCAGGTCAAACATTGTCTGGCATTGTAAAGACAGAGTCAATTCACCCAGTGGGCTCAGCAGCGTCAGTAGTTGTTAAGACTTTCGTGTCAGATATGAAGTCCTTGGCTGAATCTGAAGAGAGTCCCCAACAGAAGAGTGCCTGGTCTGCTGCTGTTCACATTTACCACAGCATCCAAAACAACTTGAAAGATTATTTCAGCAAGCTTCAGCGATGTGCCTTAAAgagcattgtcacatctgatgACAACATCACAAATGCTGAGTTTAAGGAGACAGTTCCACTTCCTTGCTTAAACATGAAATATAGGCCCAGTAAGAGTGAGCCTCAGTTGCCAGAGTCCACTGGTGAAGTTACTTTACAAAGAGGCCTAAGTGAGTGCTCAAAACTTCTTTGGGCAAAAACTGAGTCAGAAGAAAGCAAGCTCCTTCTGACAACTTGCACCAAAGAAGTCATCTCAGAGCTTCTGGTCTTGTACAAGACTGCAATGTCAAAGGAGGACGCCCTGTACACTGTTGGAGAAAAAGGATCAGGCTTctctattgagagagagaaatttgTAGAGGGTGTTCTGGCTCAGCTTGGGGATATTGCCCATTCCAGGGCCTCATCACCAATAGTATGTGAGTTCCCCTGTCAAATTGAGGACAGCAGAAGTAAGGCCACAGCTTCTTTGACCAGTCTGTTAGATTGTATTAGAAAACTCTCAAGTGAGGAATTTAAGAGAAATGCCACTCAAGCAGTGAGTGAGTTCCTAGTTAAAAAGTCCACCAGTAGCTTAACTAGTGCACAGCCTGCTTATTCCAGGTCTTGTTCCATTCAAAACCAGTACACATGGTCAAAGGATATTTGTGCGGATTCTGCTGCCTTTGGCATCATTGAAACATTTGTGGAAGACCTGCAGAGCTTGGCGCAACCTGcagaagtagaggagagagaacctgaccTCCAGGAAAATGCACAAAAGCGAAAGAGCAGGATCTGGTCTGCTACTACTAGTTTATATAAAAATATTAAGAAGACATTAAAGGGCTTCACCATTCACCGGCGGAGGTCAGACGTGCAGAGAAGAATGTCTAGCCATACACCCACAGAGGACTCTGGACATCTTGTGACTAAGGAGTACCTTGGTTTGGCAAGCCAGAACTTGACGCAAGCTAGTAAGAGTGTGCCTCACTTGCCCAGTTTGAACCAGGAAGTGACTCTACACATGGGTGTCAGCGAGAGTTCAAAACTTCTCTGGACTGAAACAGACGAGGGTCTAATGAACAATAGTACCAAACAGGTCATTTCAACAATCTTGACCTCATGCGAGGATCAGACATCAAATGCACCTTGCTTCTCCACAGTAGGAAAGAAAATATCTGATATGTCCCTTGAGGTCAACATATTGGTAGGTGATGTTCTGTCTCAGCTGAAGGACATCTCCTTGTCAAGGTCCCCAACACCATGTGAAGACATGTTTGAACGTCTCCAAGGTTCTCCTGAGCGAACCTCTCCAGTAAGTCTAGATTGCAGCACGGCTGCCTCCAAAGGCATTGCATCTTCCCACAGTCTTTCAACAAAGAGCCTCCAAAAACTTTCTAGTCATGAGTTCCAAACCAAAGCtgagaaaggagtgagtgaggTCCTCTCTAGATCATTTAACATTGTGGAGGAAGGTACAACAGATAAGTACCTCCAGTCTGTATCTACATCCACCacatctactgatattatacaaaccATGGTGAAAGACCAGCAGGAGCTCACCCAGACCACCCAATCATCTGACATGGTATCTGGAACCTCCCTGCTCACCACTGGACAGGTTTCTGAGAAAAGAATCTGGTCTGTTGCTCGTAACATCTACAACAGTCTGCAAAGTAAGATTACGGAGTTTCTCAGAAAAGATCTTCAAAGATCAGACACAACACTTGGTTCAATCCAAATCTTTACATATCAAAGCAGTCCTGCTTCACAAAGAGCAAGTCTCGGCCATCTTGAGGTCAACCAGAGCAGTGTTAGACCTGGTGGAAACGATGCCTGTGTGGACATTCCGCACAAATTACTACCTAAAACCACTGAGCTCTCAGGAGCCATGCTGGAGGATATTGACACGATCCGTTGTAGGAGTGCTGACAGCCAAAATACAAGAAATACCTATTCTTCACGCTCTTCCATCTCTCTAACACCTACTTCAAAATTAAGGCAGTCGAAATGGCACTTTGCCTTACCCGGGACTCCCATCCCCACTGAGTTTCCTGCTCAGattgactttcccattgttagaaacacaatcattgacGACTTCTTTCACACAGAGGACTTACTTCCTGTAACCTTTGTGGACAAAGTCAGGCAAGCTGCTGGGGTGGTAGTGGACATTATGGTGGAAAGTGTTGAGAACACACAGGAAGATGGACAGGGTGCTTCACATCTTGACGACCTCCGATCTGCTGttaggaaattgagaaaaatcaTTTCCACTTGGACCATCCACATTTTCAGCCATGAATTGGTGGATAAAGTGATAGCCCTTCAGGACAGCCACAGCACTCCACAGGTCTTAACATTGGCAGCAGCCAGAAGTGCTTCAGACTCCATTCTTTCAAGGCTGAAATGGGGAAAGGAACAATGTGCCATATCCAAGGAGCTCTCCTCTCAGCTTCTCCAGATATTTGCTGAAGAGACAGTGAAGTGCTTCCTgagacagtggtcagatgagtatGAAAACATAAACTTTGATGTTTCAGTCCAGAACGATCCAAAGACTTCTACTTGCATGGTCATTCTTCAAATGATCACCAAAGCCACTGCTAAATGTTATTTTGAGTCCGCTACCAGCGTGGCCACCAGTGACATTGTAGAAGGCGTGTTTGATTTGGAAAGGGATACCATCAGCAGTACTGGAGAGCAGGTCCTCACCTTCAATACAAAG GGTTCCAAGAAAGTTAGAAAGGACCACTGTCCTCAAGAGTCTCTGgagtaccagcctcagaacatttccCCTACTGTGTACTTTACAG AGACGATGACAACATCTCATGGCTCCTTTTCTCCAGAGGGAATTTATGATATCGCATCGTCCTTCCCACTTGAAGAGAAGAGTCGCAAACCCTCCCTTTTCACCAGATTGTCTAGATCCATCACGAAAGGCTTTCTCAGCCCATTCAAATCTTCAAGGAAAACcaaattatttaaataa
- the LOC118966084 gene encoding uncharacterized protein LOC118966084 isoform X3, with protein sequence MEQSNSTRSRATSVMETTEEGKLNNVEHLTLMDFLQNLTEKQWRGIREGMFDPLTKQQLAGLCLRIVQFLSDKLMQIIIPGLYELLGIQDAASSPLLQRSLTASLTSLLDDKTNTKSRVRFTEAGVPKRPGSRKSYNSFRIPTPYPSSNCMEQEEEEEEVQESQLKFKEIYLTKGSLGSGSYLPKGAMRYVLKGKFNNFIFISSITICENYTFPCFVVKKI encoded by the exons ATG GAGCAGAGCAATTCTACCAGGAGCAGAGCAACCTCAGTGATGGAAACCACAGAAGAGGGGAAGCTCAACAATGTGGAACATCTGACACTTATGGACTTCCTTCAAAACCTAACTGAGAA GCAATGGAGGGGGATTCGTGAGGGCATGTTTGACCCG CTGACAAAACAACAGCTTGCCGGCTTGTGTCTGAGGATTGTCCAGTTTTTATCGGACAAGCTGATGCAGATCATCATCCCAGGTCTTTACGAACTACTGGGCATCCAAGATGCTGCCTCTTCTCCATTGTTACAGAGATCTCTCACAGCGTCACTCACCAGTCTGTTAGACGATAAGACTAACACCAAGTCCCGCGTGAGATTTACTGAGGCTGGTGTACCTAAGAGGCCAGGCAGTCGAAAGTCTTACAATAGCTTTCGCATCCCGACTCCCTACCCTTCCTCCAACTGTatggagcaggaagaggaagaggaagaagtgCAGGAATCACAACTTAAATTCAAGGAGATTTACCTGACTAAGGGCAGTCTGGGCAGTGGAAGCTACCTGCCCAAGGGGGCCATGAGGTATGTTCTTAAAGGGAAATTtaacaacttcatattcatctccAGCATCACCATATGTGAAAATTACACATTTCCATGctttgtagtaaaaaaaatatag